Proteins found in one Buchnera aphidicola str. G002 (Myzus persicae) genomic segment:
- the rpmF gene encoding 50S ribosomal protein L32, whose product MAVQKNKPTRSKRGMRRSHNFLIEPTLSIDKFSGEIHIRHHITNNGYYKGKKVI is encoded by the coding sequence ATGGCTGTTCAAAAAAACAAACCGACACGTTCTAAAAGAGGTATGAGGCGTTCCCATAATTTTTTAATAGAACCAACCTTGTCTATAGATAAATTTTCCGGAGAAATTCATATACGACATCATATTACTAATAATGGTTATTACAAAGGTAAAAAAGTAATTTAA
- the fabD gene encoding ACP S-malonyltransferase translates to MALFAMLFPGQGSQYVGMLSSFFKKNNNIFKYTFDEASHYVNHNLLKLIKEGPKIKLNESSYSQVAILTSSVSIYRFWKNQNGKSPSLISGHSLGEYSALVCSNAIKFSDALKIVFLRGKIMQKTAMNHPSLMQAIIDIDKKKVEKACLIASKKKVVSLASINSNNQIVISGDKSAVYEAGLHCKKFGAKCILNLNINTPAHSQLMKPAAEKLKKILQLTTIYSPKIPVINNVDVKYENNSKNIKNALTRQIYSTVRWKEIIDLIQNKKIFIMLEVGPSQILTNLNKKNKKIISLSTNNLKNFLEAFQKINKGNHE, encoded by the coding sequence ATGGCTTTATTTGCAATGTTATTTCCAGGACAAGGTTCGCAATATGTAGGTATGTTGTCTTCTTTTTTTAAAAAAAATAACAATATTTTTAAATATACTTTTGATGAAGCATCTCATTATGTTAATCATAATTTGTTAAAATTAATAAAAGAAGGACCAAAAATAAAATTAAATGAAAGTTCATACTCACAAGTCGCGATATTAACTTCATCAGTATCAATTTATCGTTTTTGGAAAAATCAAAATGGAAAATCTCCATCATTGATATCTGGACATAGTCTTGGAGAATATTCCGCTTTAGTATGCTCTAATGCAATAAAATTTTCTGATGCATTAAAAATTGTTTTTTTACGCGGTAAAATTATGCAAAAAACCGCTATGAATCATCCTAGTTTAATGCAAGCAATTATCGATATAGATAAAAAAAAAGTTGAAAAAGCATGTTTAATAGCTTCAAAAAAAAAAGTAGTATCTTTGGCAAGTATAAATTCTAATAATCAAATCGTAATTTCTGGAGATAAATCAGCTGTTTATGAAGCAGGTTTACATTGTAAAAAATTTGGTGCTAAATGCATATTAAATTTAAATATTAACACACCTGCACATTCGCAATTAATGAAACCAGCAGCTGAAAAACTGAAAAAAATATTACAACTCACTACTATATATTCACCAAAAATTCCAGTGATAAATAATGTTGATGTAAAATATGAAAACAATAGCAAAAATATTAAAAATGCATTAACCAGACAAATTTACAGTACTGTCAGATGGAAAGAAATTATAGATTTAATCCAAAATAAAAAAATTTTTATTATGTTGGAAGTAGGACCTAGTCAAATACTAACAAATTTAAACAAAAAAAATAAAAAAATTATTTCATTAAGTACAAACAATTTAAAAAATTTTTTAGAAGCATTTCAAAAAATTAATAAAGGTAATCATGAATAA
- the fabG gene encoding 3-oxoacyl-[acyl-carrier-protein] reductase yields MNKNKKTALITGANRGIGQAIAKKLIKTGIKVIGTATSQDGVNLINNYLKEDGFGFVLNLEDTSSIREKIKEICNKKCSIDILVNNAGIKEDKLLVNMNDQEWNKVIKINFMSIFYLVKSVLRYMIKKKQGRIITISSIIAYTGNKGQVNYSASKSALIGFHKSLALEVALKGITVNIVAPGFIKTDLTNTLNIIQYQKYLSEIPMKRLGNVKEVADAVEFLSSEKASYITGHTLHVNGGMYMI; encoded by the coding sequence ATGAATAAAAATAAAAAAACTGCTTTAATCACAGGTGCTAACCGTGGAATAGGACAAGCAATTGCAAAAAAATTAATAAAAACAGGAATAAAAGTAATTGGAACAGCTACAAGTCAAGATGGTGTTAATTTGATTAATAATTATTTAAAAGAAGATGGATTTGGTTTTGTGTTAAATCTAGAAGATACTTCTTCTATTAGAGAAAAAATAAAAGAAATTTGTAACAAAAAATGTTCTATTGATATACTCGTTAATAATGCCGGGATAAAAGAAGATAAATTATTAGTTAATATGAATGATCAAGAATGGAATAAAGTTATAAAAATTAATTTTATGTCAATATTCTATCTTGTAAAATCAGTACTTCGTTATATGATAAAAAAAAAACAAGGACGTATAATTACTATCAGCTCAATAATTGCTTATACTGGAAACAAAGGACAAGTTAATTATAGTGCTTCTAAATCTGCATTAATAGGATTTCATAAATCATTAGCGTTAGAAGTAGCATTAAAAGGAATTACTGTTAATATTGTTGCACCAGGATTTATTAAAACAGATCTTACAAATACGTTAAATATCATTCAATATCAAAAATATTTATCTGAAATACCTATGAAAAGATTAGGTAATGTTAAAGAAGTAGCTGACGCTGTTGAATTTTTATCTTCAGAAAAAGCATCATATATCACAGGACATACATTACATGTTAATGGTGGTATGTATATGATATAA